A window of Paenibacillus antri contains these coding sequences:
- a CDS encoding DUF3889 domain-containing protein → MMNWFALLPLSMSLSLAPPPPFPPAEPVLDPGSCSASFADWIDEAGKAARARYPGATIQDYLYVGCKPLPSLDKEYVYKLWIREGGHRFGAYVAVRVDAAAGRSEGASVEEVGAATAPAYEKWRNLAIAAARAFAPSMTVVDLRPCLCEATAGGEGTLTYKVWLQGGGASKLTDVTIRYRMYTERVTSTNVAVIRSW, encoded by the coding sequence ATGATGAATTGGTTCGCGCTGCTTCCGTTATCGATGTCGCTTTCGCTCGCCCCTCCGCCTCCCTTCCCGCCTGCCGAGCCGGTCCTCGATCCGGGCTCCTGCTCGGCGTCGTTCGCCGATTGGATCGACGAAGCGGGGAAGGCGGCGAGAGCTCGTTATCCCGGGGCGACGATCCAAGATTACTTATATGTAGGCTGCAAGCCGCTCCCGTCGCTAGATAAAGAGTACGTCTATAAACTATGGATCCGCGAGGGCGGGCATCGTTTCGGCGCGTACGTCGCGGTACGCGTCGACGCGGCTGCCGGTCGGTCCGAGGGCGCGTCGGTCGAAGAGGTCGGTGCCGCGACGGCGCCAGCGTACGAGAAGTGGAGGAACCTGGCGATCGCTGCGGCGCGCGCTTTCGCCCCGTCGATGACCGTCGTCGATCTGCGACCGTGCTTATGCGAGGCGACGGCCGGCGGCGAGGGGACGCTGACGTACAAGGTGTGGCTGCAGGGGGGAGGCGCCTCCAAGCTGACGGACGTCACGATTCGATATCGGATGTATACCGAACGCGTGACGTCGACGAACGTCGCCGTCATCCGTTCGTGGTAG
- a CDS encoding MerR family transcriptional regulator: MEYTVQKLGRLAGVSPRTLRFYDEIGLLKPARTNSSGYRIYGSAEVDRLQQILFYRELGLDLDRIKSIMTSPSFDGSEALRTHREQLLAKRRQLDVLIANVEKTIAAAEGSIEMSNEEKFEGFKKQLIEDNEKKYGAEVRGKYGDDVVDKSNAKLANMTQAEYEEVTRLAEEVTETLAEAFRQGDPAGELAQRAAELHKRWLMFYWPQYSKEAHAGLAQMYVDDERFRAYYDAKQPGTAEFLRDAIHIYTGTRT; encoded by the coding sequence ATGGAATACACGGTGCAAAAGCTGGGCCGGCTCGCCGGCGTCAGCCCGAGAACGCTTCGGTTTTACGACGAGATCGGTCTCTTGAAGCCCGCCCGCACGAATTCGTCGGGGTATCGGATCTACGGTTCGGCGGAGGTCGACCGGCTGCAGCAAATCTTGTTTTATCGAGAGCTGGGGCTCGATCTGGATCGGATCAAGAGCATCATGACCTCGCCGTCCTTCGACGGCTCGGAGGCGCTTCGGACGCACCGGGAGCAGCTCCTCGCCAAGCGGCGGCAATTAGATGTGCTTATCGCGAACGTGGAGAAAACGATCGCGGCGGCCGAAGGGAGCATCGAAATGTCGAACGAAGAGAAGTTCGAAGGGTTCAAGAAGCAGCTGATCGAAGACAACGAGAAAAAGTACGGCGCCGAAGTGCGAGGGAAGTACGGCGACGACGTCGTCGACAAGTCGAACGCGAAGCTGGCGAATATGACGCAAGCGGAATACGAAGAAGTCACGCGTCTTGCGGAAGAGGTGACGGAGACGCTCGCGGAAGCGTTCCGACAGGGCGATCCGGCCGGGGAGCTCGCCCAGCGGGCGGCCGAGCTGCACAAGCGGTGGCTCATGTTCTACTGGCCGCAGTACAGCAAGGAGGCGCATGCCGGCCTCGCCCAAATGTACGTTGACGACGAGCGGTTCCGGGCATACTATGACGCGAAACAGCCGGGAACGGCCGAATTTTTAAGAGACGCGATCCATATTTATACCGGAACGCGGACATAG
- a CDS encoding putative quinol monooxygenase: MEKFGLIGRLIAVPGKRDELAALLLDAAAAAESFDGCELYAVHVADDDPDGVWVTEVWRDAAAHQASLQLESTKAMIARGRALIAGFGESRKLRTLGGKGLS; the protein is encoded by the coding sequence ATGGAGAAGTTCGGACTGATCGGGAGATTGATCGCGGTTCCCGGGAAGCGCGACGAGTTGGCCGCGCTGTTGTTGGATGCGGCCGCGGCGGCGGAAAGCTTCGACGGCTGCGAGCTGTACGCGGTGCACGTCGCCGACGACGACCCGGACGGCGTATGGGTGACCGAGGTGTGGCGGGACGCGGCGGCGCATCAAGCGTCGCTTCAGCTCGAGTCCACGAAGGCGATGATCGCCCGCGGGCGAGCGTTGATCGCAGGCTTCGGCGAATCCCGGAAGCTGCGAACGCTGGGCGGCAAGGGGTTGTCATGA
- a CDS encoding ankyrin repeat domain-containing protein, with the protein MSIEVLVQAASSGDLDTMKALLETNPKLAEETLPNGLSPLMAAMYYGKQQAVEWLLDQGVTVTIHEAAALGDDETLNYMLNLEPSLLMQYSFDGWTPLHLAAFFGGFEAAKLLIERGADVNARSTNGMSNMPIHAASAGSRTNLVALLLEKGADPNVRQSGGWTPIHQAADRCDAEMVRLLLRYGADPDAAQDDGRTARSIAREKGYTEVLDVLP; encoded by the coding sequence ATGAGCATCGAAGTGTTGGTACAAGCCGCGTCGAGCGGCGATTTGGATACGATGAAGGCATTGCTCGAGACGAACCCGAAGCTCGCCGAGGAGACGCTGCCGAACGGCCTGAGCCCGTTGATGGCGGCGATGTATTACGGCAAGCAGCAGGCCGTCGAATGGCTGTTGGACCAAGGCGTGACGGTTACGATTCACGAAGCGGCGGCGCTCGGGGACGACGAGACGTTGAATTACATGCTCAACCTGGAGCCGTCGCTGCTGATGCAATACAGCTTCGACGGATGGACCCCGTTGCATCTCGCGGCGTTCTTCGGCGGCTTCGAAGCGGCGAAGCTGTTGATCGAACGCGGCGCGGACGTGAACGCGAGATCGACGAACGGCATGAGCAATATGCCGATCCACGCCGCTTCGGCCGGCAGCCGGACGAACCTGGTCGCCCTGCTGCTGGAGAAGGGCGCCGACCCGAACGTCCGGCAAAGCGGCGGATGGACGCCGATTCATCAAGCGGCGGACCGGTGCGACGCGGAGATGGTTCGCTTGCTGCTGCGCTACGGCGCGGATCCCGACGCGGCGCAGGACGACGGGCGGACGGCGCGTTCGATCGCGCGGGAGAAGGGGTATACCGAAGTGTTGGACGTTCTGCCGTAA
- a CDS encoding DEAD/DEAH box helicase translates to MIAQPFTLQSIKRLCGRFAYEDGEAIYAAGRVRLDRDDPDAAGFGAEVAGIGGVRRVSVSFGPDGSPIADCDCEPFLRYEEPCEHIAAALLQIYELRSDLRSPYRPMPSAEQRAADGLLALFASGPPPDGVRRTALGARKETLDVEWIVKAREYADGNRLFAVEMKLGPGKTYVVPRIRDFLDAYDRGEAYAFTARFAYEPQAHRFAPADEAALRELVRAKRSEEAYRAAGAAGLPAARRSDADRSLPVPPYAWEALEPLLAAAPSVALEAGSERWSGLRTSEEPLPLKFEFDAIDADEAAAFGEGGDDAFRLDAGGLDGVLVMETYGLALHDGKLVKLPAASCRRLAELQRLLTSLREPRIRIPADRMETFLREVVPGLLSLGEVRVAKAVSDRIVQTPLKARIYLDRVRDRLLAGVEFQYGDLVVNPLEARAGTAKSGRILLRDGEKERRILELMDAGGFVQTESGYFLTDEADEFEFLYEIVPKLERLADIFATTAVKVRIVPGPKAPVVKVDVDERVDWLEIKFDLAGIPESDIRQLVRAIDEKKKYYRLPSGALMPLEREQFQQLARFLKETGLTPAELSGATARIPVSRGLYFMDLAEHENRAVKLGKSFRQVLENMRYPDNLDFPVPPSLDAVLREYQKHGFRWMKLLAHYRFGGVLADDMGLGKTLQSIAFLVSVLPDIRERREPAIVVAPASLTYNWRNELQKFAPDVKAVLVDGDQEERAKKLRLARDADVVITSYPLLRRDIASYARRRFHTVILDEAQAFKNYATQTAHAVKRLQASHRFALTGTPIENGIEELWSIFDVVFPTLFPERRLFRDMSRSSVAKRVRPFLLRRLKSDVLGELPEKIETVHATELFPEQKRLYAAYLAKLRQETLKHLDVDNFHKSRMRILAGLTRLRQICCHPALFVEGYEGGSGKFESLLDLLEEGRGAGKRMLVFSQFTGMLELIGRELGRQGVPYFYLDGDTPAAERVELCDRFNDGERSLFLISLKAGGTGLNLTGADTVILYDLWWNPAVEQQAADRAHRIGQTNVVQVIRLVAGDTLEEKIYELQQRKKHLIDDVVQAGPAAFGSLSEAELRELLSI, encoded by the coding sequence ATGATCGCCCAACCGTTCACCTTACAATCGATCAAGCGTCTGTGCGGACGGTTCGCGTACGAAGACGGGGAAGCGATCTACGCCGCGGGACGCGTGCGCCTCGACCGCGACGATCCGGACGCGGCGGGCTTCGGCGCCGAGGTCGCCGGAATCGGCGGCGTCCGCCGCGTGTCCGTGTCGTTCGGACCGGACGGTTCGCCGATCGCGGACTGCGACTGCGAGCCGTTCCTGCGATACGAGGAGCCGTGCGAGCATATCGCGGCTGCTCTTCTACAAATCTATGAACTCCGCAGCGATCTCCGGTCGCCGTATCGGCCGATGCCGTCCGCGGAGCAGCGCGCCGCGGACGGGCTGCTGGCGCTCTTCGCGTCGGGGCCGCCGCCGGACGGCGTCCGCCGGACCGCGCTCGGCGCGCGGAAGGAGACGCTCGACGTCGAGTGGATCGTCAAGGCGCGCGAGTACGCGGACGGGAATCGCTTGTTCGCCGTCGAGATGAAGCTCGGTCCGGGGAAGACGTACGTCGTTCCGCGCATTCGGGACTTCCTGGACGCCTATGACCGAGGGGAGGCGTACGCGTTCACCGCCCGCTTCGCGTACGAACCGCAGGCGCATCGATTCGCGCCCGCGGATGAAGCGGCGCTGCGCGAGCTCGTCCGGGCGAAGCGCTCGGAGGAGGCGTATCGCGCGGCGGGAGCGGCGGGCCTGCCGGCCGCCCGGCGATCCGACGCGGACCGGTCGCTTCCGGTGCCGCCGTACGCCTGGGAAGCGCTGGAGCCGCTGCTCGCCGCGGCGCCTTCGGTCGCGCTCGAAGCCGGCTCGGAGCGATGGAGCGGCCTTCGGACGTCGGAGGAGCCGCTGCCGCTCAAGTTCGAGTTCGACGCGATCGACGCGGACGAAGCCGCCGCGTTCGGCGAAGGCGGAGACGATGCGTTCCGGCTGGACGCGGGCGGATTGGACGGCGTCCTCGTCATGGAGACGTACGGTCTCGCCCTGCACGACGGCAAGCTGGTCAAGCTGCCCGCGGCGTCTTGCAGACGGCTGGCGGAGCTGCAGCGGCTCCTGACGTCGCTGCGCGAGCCGCGCATCCGTATTCCCGCCGATCGGATGGAGACGTTCCTGCGCGAGGTCGTCCCCGGACTGCTGTCGCTCGGCGAAGTGCGCGTCGCGAAGGCGGTGTCGGACCGGATCGTGCAGACGCCGCTGAAAGCCCGGATATACCTCGACCGCGTCAGAGACCGGCTGCTGGCGGGGGTGGAATTCCAATACGGCGACCTCGTCGTTAACCCGCTTGAGGCGCGCGCCGGCACGGCGAAGTCCGGCCGCATCTTGCTGCGAGACGGGGAGAAGGAACGGCGCATCCTGGAGCTGATGGACGCCGGCGGGTTCGTGCAGACGGAAAGCGGCTACTTCCTGACCGACGAGGCGGACGAGTTCGAGTTTCTCTACGAGATCGTTCCGAAGCTCGAACGGCTGGCGGACATCTTCGCGACGACCGCCGTGAAAGTCCGAATCGTCCCAGGTCCGAAGGCGCCCGTCGTGAAGGTCGACGTCGACGAGCGGGTCGACTGGCTCGAGATCAAGTTCGACCTCGCCGGCATCCCGGAGTCGGACATTCGGCAGCTCGTGCGGGCGATCGACGAGAAGAAGAAATATTACCGGCTCCCCTCCGGCGCCTTGATGCCGCTCGAGCGCGAACAATTCCAACAGCTGGCGCGGTTCCTGAAGGAGACCGGCCTCACGCCGGCGGAGCTGAGCGGGGCGACGGCGCGCATCCCCGTCTCCCGGGGGCTGTACTTCATGGACCTCGCGGAGCACGAGAACCGCGCCGTGAAGCTCGGGAAGTCGTTCCGGCAAGTGCTAGAGAATATGCGGTATCCCGACAACCTTGACTTCCCGGTGCCGCCGTCGCTCGACGCCGTGCTGCGGGAATATCAGAAGCACGGCTTCCGCTGGATGAAGCTGCTGGCCCATTATCGGTTCGGCGGCGTTCTGGCCGACGACATGGGGCTCGGGAAGACGCTGCAGAGCATCGCCTTCCTCGTCTCCGTCCTGCCGGACATCCGGGAGCGGCGGGAGCCCGCGATCGTCGTCGCGCCGGCGTCGCTCACGTACAACTGGAGGAACGAGCTGCAGAAGTTCGCGCCGGACGTGAAGGCCGTGCTCGTCGACGGCGATCAAGAGGAGCGCGCCAAGAAGCTCCGCCTCGCGCGCGACGCCGACGTCGTCATCACGTCGTATCCGCTGCTGCGGCGGGATATCGCGTCGTACGCCAGACGCCGGTTCCATACCGTGATCTTGGACGAAGCCCAAGCGTTCAAAAACTACGCCACGCAGACGGCCCACGCCGTGAAGCGGCTGCAAGCGAGCCATCGGTTCGCGCTGACCGGAACGCCGATCGAGAACGGCATCGAAGAGCTGTGGTCGATCTTCGACGTCGTCTTCCCGACGCTGTTCCCCGAGCGGCGGCTGTTCCGGGACATGTCCCGAAGCAGCGTCGCGAAGCGGGTGCGTCCGTTCTTGCTGCGCCGTCTCAAATCCGACGTGCTCGGCGAGCTGCCGGAGAAGATCGAGACGGTGCACGCCACGGAGCTGTTCCCGGAGCAGAAGCGATTGTACGCCGCTTATCTCGCCAAGCTGCGCCAGGAGACGCTGAAGCATCTCGACGTCGACAACTTCCACAAGAGCCGCATGCGGATATTGGCGGGCCTGACGCGGCTTCGCCAAATTTGCTGCCATCCGGCGCTGTTCGTCGAAGGGTATGAAGGCGGCTCCGGAAAATTCGAATCGCTGCTGGATTTGCTCGAGGAAGGGCGCGGCGCGGGGAAGCGAATGCTCGTGTTCTCTCAATTCACGGGCATGCTGGAGTTGATCGGACGGGAGCTCGGGCGGCAGGGCGTGCCGTATTTTTACTTGGACGGCGACACGCCCGCCGCGGAGCGCGTCGAGCTGTGCGATCGATTCAACGACGGGGAACGGAGCTTGTTCCTGATCTCGTTGAAGGCGGGAGGGACGGGACTGAACCTGACGGGAGCCGATACCGTGATTTTGTACGATCTGTGGTGGAATCCCGCCGTGGAGCAGCAGGCCGCCGACCGGGCGCACCGGATCGGGCAGACGAACGTCGTGCAAGTCATTCGGCTCGTCGCGGGAGATACGTTGGAGGAGAAAATCTACGAGCTGCAGCAGCGAAAGAAGCATCTGATCGACGACGTCGTGCAGGCGGGACCGGCGGCGTTCGGCTCCTTATCGGAGGCGGAGCTTCGCGAGCTGCTGTCGATCTAA
- a CDS encoding alpha/beta fold hydrolase, producing the protein MYIDVEKGVRINVHDINPGSGSRPVVFVHGWPLNHRMFEYQFNVLPAYGFRCIGIDLRGFGESDKPWHGYTYDRLGDDVAAVAEALDLQDAALVGFSIGGPISLRYLARHPAHQGSRIRKLVLIDPAAPAFARRPDNPYGMPVEQIDDLIRQTAADRPKMLQDLSLQFFNRNVGPGLLNWFVSMGMQAASYATIQFLVALRDEDVTNDLRAIRVPTSILHGVHDKVVAYPIAQRLQQGLPGSTLQPLYNSGHGSVVDEMDAVNAALLSALR; encoded by the coding sequence ATGTATATCGATGTGGAAAAGGGAGTGCGGATCAACGTTCACGATATAAACCCGGGAAGCGGCAGCCGCCCGGTCGTCTTCGTTCACGGCTGGCCGTTGAATCACCGGATGTTCGAGTATCAATTCAACGTTCTTCCCGCTTACGGGTTTCGCTGCATCGGCATCGACTTGAGAGGATTCGGCGAATCCGACAAGCCGTGGCACGGCTATACGTACGACCGGTTAGGCGACGACGTCGCCGCTGTCGCGGAGGCGCTCGACTTGCAGGATGCCGCGTTAGTCGGCTTCTCGATCGGGGGACCGATCTCGCTCCGGTACTTGGCGCGTCACCCGGCGCATCAAGGGAGCCGCATCCGCAAGCTGGTTTTGATCGATCCGGCCGCGCCGGCCTTCGCGCGCCGGCCCGACAATCCGTACGGCATGCCGGTCGAACAGATCGACGATCTCATTCGGCAGACGGCGGCGGACCGCCCGAAGATGCTGCAGGATCTAAGCCTCCAGTTTTTCAATCGGAACGTCGGACCGGGACTGCTGAACTGGTTCGTCTCCATGGGCATGCAAGCGGCCTCCTACGCTACGATCCAATTCCTCGTCGCGCTGCGGGACGAAGACGTGACGAACGACCTGCGCGCGATCCGCGTGCCGACGTCGATCCTCCACGGCGTACACGACAAGGTCGTCGCGTATCCGATCGCGCAGCGTCTGCAGCAGGGTCTCCCCGGTTCGACCTTGCAGCCGCTGTATAACAGCGGACACGGCTCCGTCGTCGACGAGATGGACGCGGTGAACGCGGCGCTGCTGTCCGCGCTGCGATAA
- a CDS encoding GNAT family N-acetyltransferase encodes MRFYEKDAPASSDPSVAVAEIRSVEGPVAEQLRTLLIDVVEDGASVGFLPPLSEEEAERYWRGVAGDDTVLWIARLGEETVGTVQLQLCAKANGAHRAEIAKLMVAPGARRRGVARLLMATAEARARAEGRSLLVLDTREGDPSNRLYASMGYVQAGRIPCFAKSADGSLDATILYYKTLDLDVT; translated from the coding sequence ATGCGATTTTACGAAAAGGACGCCCCCGCGTCGTCGGATCCCTCGGTCGCCGTCGCCGAAATCCGGAGCGTCGAGGGACCCGTCGCGGAACAACTGCGAACGCTCTTGATCGACGTCGTGGAAGACGGGGCGTCGGTCGGCTTCTTGCCGCCGCTGTCCGAAGAAGAAGCGGAGCGCTACTGGCGCGGCGTCGCGGGCGACGACACTGTCCTGTGGATCGCGCGTCTCGGCGAGGAGACGGTCGGCACGGTGCAGCTGCAGCTGTGCGCGAAGGCGAACGGCGCGCATCGAGCCGAGATCGCGAAGCTGATGGTAGCCCCGGGCGCGCGCCGCCGCGGGGTCGCCCGCTTGCTCATGGCGACGGCCGAAGCGCGCGCGAGGGCGGAGGGCCGAAGCTTGCTCGTGCTCGATACGAGGGAAGGGGATCCGTCGAACCGGTTGTACGCATCCATGGGGTACGTGCAGGCCGGACGCATTCCGTGTTTCGCGAAATCCGCCGACGGTTCGTTGGATGCGACGATCCTTTATTATAAAACGCTTGACCTTGACGTAACGTAA